One genomic window of Sulfuricella sp. includes the following:
- the miaB gene encoding tRNA (N6-isopentenyl adenosine(37)-C2)-methylthiotransferase MiaB, translated as MPKKIYIKSFGCQMNEYDSSKMADVLIAQENMVITDRPEDADVILLNTCSIRENAQEKVFHQLGRWKPLKNGNPDLIIGVGGCVASQEGASILTRAPYVDVVFGPQTLHRLPQLIRARKLSGIAQVDISFPEIEKFDYLSEPRVEGPSAYLSIMEGCDKYCSYCIVPFTRGTEVSRPFDDVIAEAAQLVAHGVNVITLLGQNVNAYRGVMHGGEFADLSLLLHYLAEMSGIERLSFTTSHPVEFSQPLIDAYSSIPKLMSTLHLPVQSGSDRVLAAMKRGYTILEYKSKIRKLRAIRPDVAISSDFIVGFPGETEEDFEATMKLVDDIGFDASYSFIYSARPGTPAADLLDNTPLAVKQERLKRLQDKLDQQAQGLSQGMIGSRQRILVEGSAKKGGGDLSGRTGNNRVVNFLGDASLIGRFVDVTITAAYAYSLRGEFLDGTGTS; from the coding sequence GTGCCCAAGAAAATATACATTAAGTCATTCGGCTGTCAGATGAACGAGTATGACTCGTCGAAGATGGCTGATGTGTTGATCGCTCAGGAGAATATGGTCATTACGGACCGTCCAGAGGATGCCGATGTGATTCTGCTGAATACCTGTTCTATTCGGGAAAACGCGCAGGAAAAGGTTTTCCACCAACTGGGTCGATGGAAACCGCTGAAGAATGGCAATCCTGATCTGATTATCGGCGTGGGCGGTTGCGTTGCCAGCCAGGAGGGGGCGTCAATTCTAACCCGTGCTCCTTATGTTGACGTGGTATTTGGGCCTCAAACGCTGCATCGGCTTCCGCAATTGATTCGCGCGAGGAAGTTGTCTGGAATAGCCCAAGTCGATATTTCCTTTCCTGAAATAGAAAAATTCGATTATTTGTCAGAGCCACGTGTCGAGGGGCCGAGCGCTTACTTGTCGATCATGGAGGGCTGTGACAAATATTGCTCATACTGCATCGTGCCTTTTACACGAGGAACAGAAGTTTCGCGTCCTTTTGATGATGTCATTGCAGAAGCAGCACAGCTTGTAGCTCACGGGGTAAATGTGATCACGCTTTTGGGGCAGAATGTAAATGCCTACCGGGGTGTGATGCATGGCGGCGAGTTTGCGGATCTGTCGCTTTTGCTTCATTACCTGGCAGAGATGTCTGGCATCGAACGATTGTCATTCACGACTTCACATCCAGTCGAATTTTCACAGCCACTGATTGATGCCTATTCGTCAATCCCCAAATTGATGAGTACGCTACACTTGCCTGTTCAGTCAGGCTCGGATCGTGTATTGGCAGCCATGAAAAGAGGCTATACCATACTTGAGTACAAGTCAAAAATACGAAAATTGCGGGCTATCCGACCGGATGTGGCAATTTCATCGGATTTTATTGTGGGCTTTCCAGGTGAGACTGAGGAGGATTTCGAGGCTACAATGAAACTGGTTGATGATATTGGTTTCGATGCAAGTTACAGTTTTATCTACAGCGCCCGCCCGGGCACACCCGCTGCTGATCTCCTCGATAACACGCCTCTCGCGGTGAAACAGGAGCGTTTGAAGCGATTGCAGGACAAATTGGATCAACAGGCTCAGGGTTTAAGTCAAGGCATGATCGGCTCGAGGCAACGAATTTTAGTAGAAGGTTCTGCCAAAAAGGGTGGCGGGGATTTATCCGGGCGCACCGGGAATAACCGTGTGGTCAATTT